One window of the Alligator mississippiensis isolate rAllMis1 chromosome 5, rAllMis1, whole genome shotgun sequence genome contains the following:
- the EVX1 gene encoding homeobox even-skipped homolog protein 1 yields MEGRKDMVMFLEGGQLGTLVGKRVPGLAEAVGSPAPDSQDKMMHRSCLSPRAGPPLAARERAAGEDEEVEVLPGAGTGPEGRSAAAALLSTGQPAAPEPLAAKGQQSSSDTESDFYEEIEVSCTPDCAARSAAEYQHSKGQCSEALAGSPSGGAEHPKGSGGSGGAQGSLACSASDQMRRYRTAFTREQIARLEKEFYRENYVSRPRRCELAAALNLPETTIKVWFQNRRMKDKRQRLAMTWPHPADPAFYTYMMSHAAATGNLPYPFPSHLPLPYYSHMGIGATSASAAAPFSTPLRPLDTFRVLSHPYPRPELLCAFRHPSLYPAPTHGLSSAGGGPCSCLACHSSQSNGLAQRPAGSDFTCSATTRTDSFLTFTPSVLSKATSVPMDQREEVPLTR; encoded by the exons ATGGAAGGCAGGAAGGACATGGTGATGTTCCTGGAAGGAGGGCAGCTGGGCACGCTGGTTGGCAAGAGGGTGCCCGGCTTGGCCGAAGCGGTGGGAAGCCCCGCTCCGGACTCGCAGGACAAGATGATGCACCGGAGCTGCCTGAGCCCCCGCGCCGGGCCGCCCCTGGCTGCCCGGGAAAGGGCCGCGGGAGAGGACGAGGAGGTAGAGGTGCTCCCGGGGGCAGGAACGGGCCCGGAGGGGCGCTCCGCGGCCGCGGCGCTGCTCTCGACCGGCCAGCCAGCGGCCCCGGAGCCCCTGGCCGCCAAAGGGCAGCAGAGCAGCTCGGACACCGAGTCGGATTTCTATGAGGAAATCGAGGTGAGCTGCACCCCGGACTGCGCCGCGAGGAGCGCCGCCGAGTACCAGCACAGCAAAG GGCAGTGTTCCGAGGCGCTGGCGGGCAGCCCGAGCGGCGGGGCGGAGCACCCCAAGggcagcggcggcagcggcggggcGCAGGGCTCCCTGGCCTGCAGCGCCAGCGACCAGATGCGCCGCTACCGCACGGCCTTCACCCGCGAGCAGATCGCCCGGCTGGAGAAGGAGTTTTACCGCGAGAACTACGTGTCCCGGCCCCGGCGCTGCGAGCTGGCAGCTGCTTTAAATCTGCCAGAAACCACCATCAAG GTGTGGTTCCAGAACCGCCGGATGAAGGACAAGAGGCAGCGCTTGGCTATGACCTGGCCTCACCCCGCAGACCCGGCGTTTTATACCTACATGATGAGTCACGCGGCGGCCACGGGcaacctcccctaccccttcccgtcccacctgcccctgccctactacTCCCACATGGGCATCGGAGCCACCTCGGCCTCTGCTGCCGCCCCGTTCAGCACCCCGCTGAGACCGCTGGACACCTTCCGGGTCctctcccacccctaccccagacCAGAACTGCTGTGCGCCTTCAGACACCCCTCCCTGTACCCTGCCCCGACCCATGGACTCAGCAGTGCGGGGGGCGGCCCCTGCTCATGCCTGGCTTGTCACAGCAGCCAGTCCAACGGACTGGCCCAGAGACCTGCCGGATCAGACTTTACCTGCTCAGCCACAACCAGGACTGACTCTTTCCTCACTTTCACGCCCTCCGTGCTGAGCAAAGCCACCTCCGTACCCATGGACCAGCGGGAAGAAGTACCTTTAACGAGATAG